A genomic window from Tolypothrix sp. PCC 7910 includes:
- a CDS encoding GAF domain-containing protein — MLTNNQMGPPEKPTAAEKQIFSLGRVLQQLREENNLENLIEITISYIKEQFAYEVVWIALYDRLNHKLFGKGGILPTRDGNFLYQKLALSPGDLLEQVVIEQRPLGIADLQGENRSETLQEIAKKFHIQGTVILPLRYRDRCMGVVLLGSKKWGYLLSGEAKARLLVVLAELGAVLYQYEMDLQQQQTKHAEKPLLQLLESLRLLSNLEQRLEAVVEATQEFVAPSRTSIYWFEREGRYFWCRMSNQVSPSSRNFTPQQPAVKIPIQDLSEFYYALSVNQIVWIGESRSSLNTHFTGKLLQRLRVRSLLAAPIICYKDLLGFLAVEGNQARIWTDADKNFVQGAAGLISLLAPTESMETTIKQIQEDAQLTSQIAQAIYSEHDLHETLRICAQRVLDRLATSRFLLLRYDPDQNHYQIVHQSQQQNRRPLKFTLQALKDLDRQLLQRATEAVEIENLDEDLRFFNWRPFLSENDVHSLLVCNCAQGNSPTAIVVIAHESHRTWTTLEKELLWSISQQIGVIIRQWQLQDNNEQQKTILQSFQQSLLILAQTQSHISEVEENHLERTALQHIASVLGCPLAIMLSWSAGKERVEIIPGVINEGFEIVVDAPVFLQSEAVIQWALAQAAHLSVTIDDLPAQTRKWLNGPDIGQILVMVLRTADAYQPTSVVLLADHHERYWSQQSLSAAETLVYQLAWFHRQKRISQLLDSKNQDLNQLNWYKHRRLEEIQRAATQLISQLHDLGIPAQEMTQIRSKPTVRHFEQTTASITELLKLEQWQLQIKWETMPIATLLKRAMERVENLRQQHKLWIGVHGLGQSETTQDATKSTGEFNSTQNSANLSTMAIAGDIAKIEMVLHELLVTACNRTASGGRIDIWCRRVDQRTLDISITDNGEIEAQLLAELNQDIPKDLLAISALGQAPGLHLLICQNIMQQIQGELHIYQLPDRRVVSRLLLPLVVH; from the coding sequence ATGTTGACCAATAATCAGATGGGGCCGCCAGAAAAACCTACAGCTGCTGAAAAACAGATTTTTTCCTTGGGGCGAGTCCTGCAACAACTCCGGGAAGAAAATAATCTTGAAAATCTGATTGAAATTACTATTTCTTATATTAAAGAGCAGTTTGCTTACGAAGTAGTGTGGATTGCACTTTACGATCGCCTAAATCATAAATTGTTTGGTAAAGGTGGCATTTTACCTACTAGAGACGGTAATTTTTTATATCAAAAGCTAGCTCTTAGCCCAGGAGATTTATTAGAGCAAGTAGTAATTGAACAGCGTCCCTTAGGTATAGCTGATTTACAAGGTGAAAACCGCTCAGAAACATTGCAAGAAATAGCTAAAAAATTCCACATTCAAGGCACAGTGATTTTACCGCTACGCTATCGCGATCGCTGCATGGGTGTGGTATTGCTAGGTTCTAAAAAATGGGGTTACTTACTATCTGGAGAAGCCAAAGCCAGACTATTAGTTGTTTTAGCCGAATTAGGGGCAGTACTTTATCAATATGAGATGGATTTACAGCAACAGCAAACCAAACACGCTGAAAAGCCGTTATTGCAATTGCTGGAAAGTTTACGCCTCCTCAGTAACCTAGAACAAAGGCTAGAAGCAGTAGTAGAAGCCACCCAAGAATTCGTCGCCCCATCCCGTACAAGTATTTACTGGTTTGAGAGAGAAGGACGCTACTTTTGGTGTCGCATGAGCAATCAGGTTTCCCCCAGCAGTCGCAATTTTACTCCCCAGCAACCAGCAGTAAAAATTCCCATTCAAGACTTGAGCGAATTTTATTATGCTTTATCGGTCAACCAAATTGTCTGGATTGGTGAATCCCGGAGTTCCCTAAATACGCATTTTACTGGCAAGTTACTGCAACGCCTGCGAGTGCGATCGCTTTTGGCAGCTCCCATTATTTGCTATAAAGATTTGCTAGGTTTTCTGGCAGTAGAAGGTAATCAAGCTCGGATTTGGACAGATGCGGACAAGAATTTTGTCCAAGGTGCGGCGGGATTAATTTCGCTACTGGCTCCTACTGAAAGCATGGAAACCACCATCAAACAAATTCAAGAGGATGCTCAGTTAACTAGCCAAATTGCCCAAGCTATCTATAGCGAACATGACCTTCATGAAACTTTACGCATTTGCGCTCAAAGAGTTTTAGATAGGCTCGCTACTAGCCGCTTTTTATTGTTGCGCTACGACCCGGATCAAAATCATTATCAAATTGTTCACCAAAGCCAACAGCAAAATCGCCGACCTTTAAAATTTACCCTGCAAGCCCTCAAAGACTTAGATAGACAACTATTGCAACGGGCAACGGAAGCAGTAGAAATTGAGAATCTAGACGAAGATTTGCGCTTTTTTAATTGGCGACCCTTCTTAAGCGAGAATGATGTACATTCTCTGTTAGTTTGCAACTGTGCTCAAGGTAATTCACCTACAGCAATTGTAGTGATTGCTCATGAAAGCCATCGCACGTGGACAACTTTAGAAAAAGAACTGCTCTGGAGCATCAGCCAACAAATAGGTGTAATTATCCGCCAGTGGCAGCTACAAGATAATAACGAGCAGCAAAAAACAATTTTACAAAGCTTTCAGCAATCCTTGCTGATTCTGGCACAAACTCAAAGTCACATCTCTGAAGTAGAAGAAAATCATTTAGAACGTACAGCACTGCAACACATTGCTTCTGTTCTCGGTTGTCCTCTGGCAATCATGCTATCTTGGTCTGCTGGCAAGGAGCGAGTAGAAATTATTCCTGGGGTAATTAATGAAGGATTTGAGATTGTTGTTGATGCACCTGTATTCCTTCAAAGTGAAGCTGTGATTCAGTGGGCTTTGGCGCAAGCAGCTCACCTCAGCGTTACCATAGATGATTTACCTGCACAAACGAGAAAATGGTTAAACGGCCCTGATATTGGACAAATCTTAGTGATGGTTTTGCGGACTGCAGATGCTTATCAACCTACAAGTGTAGTGTTATTAGCAGACCATCACGAGCGTTATTGGTCACAGCAAAGCCTAAGTGCAGCGGAAACTCTTGTTTATCAATTAGCTTGGTTCCATCGGCAAAAACGCATCAGCCAACTTTTAGATTCTAAAAACCAAGACTTAAACCAACTCAATTGGTATAAGCATCGCCGTTTAGAGGAAATTCAAAGAGCTGCAACGCAATTAATTTCTCAACTACATGATTTGGGCATTCCGGCTCAGGAAATGACGCAAATTCGCTCTAAGCCAACAGTCCGGCATTTTGAGCAGACAACAGCCTCAATTACAGAACTGCTAAAACTTGAGCAATGGCAATTGCAGATTAAATGGGAAACCATGCCTATAGCTACTTTACTCAAGCGCGCAATGGAAAGAGTAGAGAATTTACGCCAACAACACAAGCTATGGATAGGCGTACATGGTTTGGGACAATCAGAGACAACCCAGGATGCAACTAAAAGTACTGGCGAATTTAACAGTACTCAAAATTCTGCAAATTTATCCACAATGGCGATCGCTGGTGATATTGCCAAAATAGAAATGGTGCTGCATGAATTGTTGGTTACAGCCTGTAATCGTACTGCATCTGGCGGCAGAATTGATATTTGGTGTCGCCGCGTCGATCAACGTACTTTAGACATTTCGATTACAGATAACGGTGAAATTGAGGCACAACTATTAGCAGAACTTAATCAAGATATACCCAAGGATTTGCTGGCTATTTCAGCTTTAGGTCAAGCACCTGGTTTGCATCTACTCATCTGCCAAAATATCATGCAGCAAATCCAAGGAGAGTTGCACATTTATCAATTACCCGATCGCCGAGTAGTCAGCCGGTTATTGTTACCTTTAGTGGTTCATTGA
- a CDS encoding quinone-dependent dihydroorotate dehydrogenase — translation MDIYQLALRPLLFNLLKTDPEWLHEQAVHTLDWLSQTNDRQPAKLLNNVLTQSLCLQDSRLEQTLFGLHFPNPLGLAAGFDKNGIAANIWSSFGFGFAELGTVTFVPQPGNPRPRLFRLPSDKAVLNRMGFNNDGAAAMAARLKQGQQELNLHIPIGINLGKSKVTPLEASANDYLNSFRLLKDLGDYFVVNVSSPNTPGLRSLQDATMLGAILDLLQQENKTQKPLFVKIAPDLEWEAIADIIALANTYQLAGLIATNTTIRRDILKTQIIEKTGNPVTEEAGGISGAPLCDRSTEVIRFIWQHTQGQLPIIGVGGIFTPEDAWEKITAGASLIQVYTGWIYEGPLMVRRILKGLLSKLEQSGLTSINAAIGLEAKVKN, via the coding sequence ATGGATATTTATCAACTAGCACTTCGTCCACTCTTGTTTAATCTGCTGAAAACAGATCCGGAGTGGTTACATGAACAGGCTGTTCACACTCTCGATTGGCTCTCTCAAACCAACGATCGCCAACCTGCTAAATTGCTGAATAACGTTCTGACGCAGTCATTGTGCTTACAAGACTCACGTCTAGAACAAACTCTGTTTGGCCTCCACTTTCCCAACCCTCTGGGTTTAGCAGCAGGGTTTGATAAGAATGGCATAGCTGCCAATATTTGGTCAAGTTTTGGCTTTGGTTTTGCAGAATTGGGAACTGTAACATTTGTTCCTCAACCCGGAAATCCTCGTCCCCGCTTGTTTCGCTTACCCTCAGACAAAGCTGTTCTTAACCGGATGGGCTTTAATAATGATGGTGCAGCAGCAATGGCAGCAAGGCTAAAACAAGGGCAACAAGAACTTAACTTGCATATCCCCATCGGTATTAATTTAGGCAAGTCCAAGGTAACACCCTTAGAAGCATCTGCCAACGATTACCTCAATAGTTTTCGTTTACTCAAAGACTTAGGAGACTATTTTGTAGTCAACGTATCTTCTCCAAATACCCCTGGTTTGCGATCGCTCCAAGATGCAACCATGCTTGGCGCAATCTTAGATTTATTACAACAAGAGAATAAAACACAAAAGCCGCTATTTGTCAAGATAGCACCTGATTTAGAATGGGAAGCGATCGCCGATATTATTGCCTTAGCCAATACCTACCAATTGGCGGGGTTAATTGCCACTAACACCACTATCCGCCGAGATATCCTGAAAACTCAGATCATTGAAAAAACTGGCAACCCTGTAACTGAAGAAGCAGGTGGAATTAGTGGCGCACCATTATGCGATCGCTCCACTGAAGTCATTCGTTTTATTTGGCAGCACACCCAAGGACAATTACCCATAATCGGCGTTGGTGGCATCTTTACCCCTGAAGATGCTTGGGAAAAAATTACTGCTGGTGCAAGCCTGATTCAAGTTTATACAGGCTGGATTTATGAAGGGCCATTGATGGTACGCCGCATTCTCAAAGGATTACTTTCCAAGTTAGAACAAAGTGGATTAACTTCCATCAATGCAGCTATCGGTTTAGAAGCAAAAGTGAAAAATTAA
- a CDS encoding TROVE domain-containing protein, translating to MNYNFFTKKKTNTPQTQPIPGREAEMVKGRSGGYMFEAGIWKMLRRCLLIGTAKSTYYAGKQELTEDFVDVVKQAVAENPGRVAEEILYASDGRAINNSAPILALVLLSMGETPEAKKAFGDIFGQVVRTGSHFYEWLNYTKSLRGFGKVVREAGKTWLSREDVKGLAYQLLKYQQRQGFSHRDALRLFHVKPPTETHRELFEWVVKGWEDLPADIPSEALAQIWWYEWLKRNPSETHTAIAQGRLTHEMAAPLGKMDKQAWQLLFQEMPIGAMLRNLGSLTELGVLRADESANILRVEAVLNNQEHLRKGRIHPIDVLKALKTYQSGGRLGRSQKTWEPVPRIVDILEKALELSFDVVQPTGKIFMHAVDVSGSMSWGVVDSVGLSCCEIATTMALVTAKAEKNYMIRGFATEFRELGITAKDTFSSALRKASNQNFGGTDASVAYDWMIQNRFKADVVCFWTDNESWAGHKHPSQALAQYRQKVNPNAKAVYVTLTPYNITLVDPQDPLSWDLAGFDPGTPRIIQMLATGEL from the coding sequence ATGAATTATAATTTCTTTACTAAAAAGAAAACAAATACGCCACAAACTCAGCCTATCCCCGGACGGGAAGCAGAGATGGTTAAGGGGCGTTCCGGCGGGTATATGTTTGAGGCTGGTATTTGGAAAATGCTGCGCCGTTGCCTGTTGATTGGGACAGCAAAAAGCACTTACTATGCTGGCAAACAGGAACTAACAGAAGATTTTGTAGATGTTGTTAAGCAAGCTGTAGCAGAAAATCCTGGGCGGGTTGCAGAAGAAATTCTCTATGCTAGCGATGGCCGCGCCATTAATAACAGTGCGCCTATCTTGGCTTTAGTGTTGCTATCGATGGGTGAAACCCCAGAAGCGAAAAAGGCATTTGGTGATATCTTTGGGCAAGTTGTCCGTACTGGTAGCCACTTCTATGAATGGCTGAACTACACTAAATCTCTGCGGGGATTTGGTAAGGTGGTGCGCGAAGCTGGTAAAACTTGGCTATCGCGTGAAGATGTTAAAGGTTTGGCTTATCAACTGTTGAAATATCAACAGCGTCAGGGCTTTTCTCACCGAGATGCATTACGGTTGTTTCATGTCAAACCACCTACAGAAACCCACCGCGAATTATTTGAGTGGGTAGTAAAAGGTTGGGAAGATTTACCAGCAGATATCCCCTCAGAAGCCTTAGCGCAGATTTGGTGGTATGAGTGGTTAAAACGCAACCCCAGCGAAACCCACACTGCGATCGCACAAGGTCGTCTCACACACGAAATGGCTGCACCTTTGGGTAAAATGGATAAACAAGCTTGGCAGCTACTTTTCCAAGAAATGCCCATCGGTGCAATGCTGCGTAACCTTGGTTCTTTGACAGAACTGGGCGTGTTGCGAGCTGATGAAAGTGCCAATATTCTGCGAGTAGAAGCAGTTCTTAACAATCAAGAACATCTGCGTAAAGGTCGCATACATCCGATTGATGTTTTGAAAGCTCTCAAAACCTATCAATCTGGTGGTAGATTAGGGCGCAGCCAGAAAACTTGGGAACCAGTTCCGCGAATTGTAGACATCTTAGAAAAGGCGCTTGAACTATCTTTTGATGTGGTGCAACCCACAGGCAAAATTTTCATGCACGCTGTGGATGTTTCTGGCTCTATGTCTTGGGGTGTAGTGGATTCAGTGGGTTTAAGCTGCTGTGAAATCGCCACTACAATGGCGCTAGTAACAGCAAAAGCTGAGAAAAACTACATGATTCGTGGCTTTGCAACCGAATTTAGAGAACTAGGTATCACCGCTAAAGATACTTTTAGTTCTGCACTTCGCAAAGCTAGCAATCAAAACTTTGGTGGTACAGATGCTTCTGTGGCTTACGACTGGATGATTCAGAACAGGTTTAAAGCAGATGTAGTTTGCTTTTGGACTGACAATGAATCATGGGCTGGTCATAAACATCCCAGTCAAGCATTAGCACAGTATCGCCAGAAGGTGAACCCCAATGCTAAGGCAGTGTATGTCACCCTTACACCTTACAACATTACCTTAGTAGATCCTCAAGATCCTCTTTCTTGGGATCTAGCAGGATTCGACCCTGGGACACCTCGCATCATCCAGATGCTAGCTACAGGCGAACTGTAA
- a CDS encoding response regulator, protein MTKNREELHPQEDTKNFPSLDNLRVLLVDDNEDSLFLTTFILENQGFQVTTATSVTQALETIKGSKFDILISDIAMPEIDGYSLIRKIRNSTLSEQREMPAIALTALSSDESRSMALASGFQSYVNKPVEPTILITEIRRLISNNQTTK, encoded by the coding sequence ATGACAAAAAATAGAGAGGAACTGCATCCTCAAGAAGACACAAAAAATTTTCCGTCTTTAGATAACTTGCGAGTTTTATTAGTAGATGATAATGAAGATAGCCTGTTTCTCACTACGTTTATTTTAGAAAATCAAGGATTTCAAGTCACAACAGCAACATCAGTTACACAAGCTCTAGAGACAATTAAAGGCTCGAAATTTGATATCTTAATTTCTGACATTGCCATGCCAGAAATTGATGGTTATTCGTTAATTCGTAAAATTAGAAATAGCACCCTTAGCGAACAAAGAGAAATGCCAGCTATAGCGCTAACTGCCCTAAGTTCTGATGAAAGTCGCAGTATGGCTCTAGCATCGGGATTTCAAAGCTATGTTAATAAACCTGTAGAACCTACTATATTAATAACCGAAATAAGACGTTTAATTAGTAATAATCAAACTACTAAATAA
- a CDS encoding hybrid sensor histidine kinase/response regulator, with product MSEFWNTFFSSGPFIPHGHCYLWQTDLVLLHIISDALIALAYYSIPATLFYFVSKREDLPFHWIFLLFSGFIVACGTTHLMEIWTLWHPTYWLSGFIKAVTAIISLFTALQLVPLVPQALALPSPAQLEQANQQLQRQITERLSIEAELRTYQNDLEELVTVRTNEITKTNKQLQQEITERQRILEILRQSEERYRYLAEAIPQLVWTTNAQGECDYFNQKWSEYTGLTFEESLGSGWVAALHPDDVQNAYYVWINAVNSGTLYENEYRFKRAADATYRWQLARGLPLKDEQGIVVKWFGTCTDIQEQKQIQQERARLLELEQAARAKAETANRIKDEFLAILSHELRTPINTILGWSRLLQSGRLAPEKISPALETIERNAKLQVQLIEDLLDVSSILQGKLTLQTQSIKLESIVLSAIETVTLAAQTKSIQVNTIFAPNVGMVLGDSTRLQQVVWNLLSNAVKFTPPGGKVDVQLNQIDGYAQIIVSDTGKGISAEFLPYAFDYFRQADSSSTRNFGGLGLGLAIVRNIVEMHGGTVTAASPGNDLGATFTVCLPLIQNRNPALMNEQNSPSSLISNSLSLSGVQILLVDDDADSRDFLAFVLEQDGAKVISASSALTALQVLEQTKPDVLISDIGMPEMDGYALLRQLRTKKAEVGGKIPAIALTAFASSQDKQQALQAGFQMHLPKPINPEELVAGIIKLMENKE from the coding sequence ATGTCAGAATTTTGGAACACTTTTTTTAGTTCAGGCCCGTTTATTCCACATGGCCACTGCTATCTTTGGCAAACTGATTTAGTTTTGCTACACATAATTTCTGACGCACTGATAGCCCTAGCTTATTACTCTATCCCTGCTACACTTTTCTATTTCGTCAGCAAACGAGAGGATTTACCTTTTCACTGGATTTTTCTATTATTTAGTGGATTTATAGTAGCTTGTGGCACTACTCACCTCATGGAAATTTGGACGCTTTGGCATCCAACTTATTGGCTATCGGGATTCATTAAAGCTGTAACTGCCATAATATCTTTATTTACAGCCCTGCAACTTGTACCTTTAGTTCCCCAAGCATTAGCGCTTCCTAGCCCAGCCCAATTAGAACAAGCAAATCAACAGCTACAAAGACAAATAACAGAGCGTTTAAGCATAGAAGCAGAACTCAGAACATATCAGAATGATTTAGAAGAATTGGTTACTGTTCGCACTAATGAAATTACCAAGACCAACAAACAATTACAGCAGGAAATTACTGAACGTCAGCGTATTTTAGAAATTTTACGGCAAAGTGAAGAGCGTTATCGTTATTTAGCTGAGGCAATTCCTCAACTTGTTTGGACAACTAATGCTCAAGGTGAATGCGATTATTTTAATCAAAAATGGTCTGAATATACGGGGTTGACTTTTGAAGAGTCTTTAGGTTCTGGTTGGGTAGCAGCATTACATCCAGATGACGTACAAAATGCATATTATGTGTGGATAAATGCTGTCAATAGTGGCACCTTATATGAAAATGAATACCGCTTTAAACGAGCTGCTGATGCTACTTATCGTTGGCAACTAGCTAGAGGTTTACCCCTCAAAGATGAACAAGGTATTGTAGTGAAGTGGTTTGGCACTTGTACAGATATTCAAGAACAAAAACAAATACAACAAGAACGTGCTAGGTTGCTGGAACTGGAACAAGCAGCAAGAGCAAAAGCTGAAACAGCTAATCGAATTAAAGATGAATTTCTAGCTATACTTTCTCATGAATTACGAACTCCTATAAATACTATCCTTGGTTGGTCTAGGTTATTGCAAAGCGGCAGATTAGCACCAGAAAAAATATCTCCAGCCTTAGAGACAATCGAACGCAATGCCAAGTTACAGGTGCAATTAATTGAAGACTTACTGGATGTTTCTAGCATTTTACAGGGTAAACTCACACTGCAAACTCAGAGTATTAAATTAGAATCTATTGTCTTATCTGCAATAGAGACAGTAACCTTAGCTGCACAAACTAAGTCGATTCAGGTCAATACAATTTTTGCACCAAATGTCGGGATGGTTTTGGGCGATTCTACCCGCTTACAACAAGTTGTTTGGAATCTACTTTCCAACGCCGTTAAATTTACTCCCCCAGGGGGAAAGGTAGATGTACAATTAAACCAAATAGATGGCTATGCTCAAATTATAGTTAGTGATACAGGTAAGGGAATTAGCGCAGAGTTCTTACCCTATGCGTTTGATTACTTCCGCCAAGCCGATAGCAGTTCTACCAGAAACTTTGGTGGATTAGGTTTAGGGCTAGCTATTGTTCGTAATATAGTCGAGATGCATGGTGGTACAGTCACAGCAGCCAGCCCTGGTAATGATCTAGGGGCTACATTCACTGTTTGCTTACCGCTAATCCAAAACAGAAACCCAGCTTTAATGAATGAACAAAATAGCCCTTCCTCGTTAATCAGTAATTCTTTGTCTCTGTCTGGGGTGCAAATTCTACTTGTGGATGATGATGCAGATTCAAGAGATTTCCTAGCTTTTGTATTAGAACAAGATGGGGCTAAAGTAATTTCAGCATCTTCCGCACTAACTGCTTTACAAGTTCTCGAACAGACAAAGCCAGATGTGTTAATTAGCGATATTGGAATGCCTGAGATGGATGGTTATGCCCTATTGCGTCAACTGAGAACTAAAAAAGCAGAAGTAGGAGGAAAAATTCCTGCGATCGCACTTACTGCTTTCGCTAGTAGTCAAGATAAACAGCAAGCACTCCAAGCAGGATTTCAAATGCATTTACCTAAACCCATTAACCCAGAAGAATTAGTTGCAGGGATTATTAAACTTATGGAGAATAAGGAATAG
- a CDS encoding sugar porter family MFS transporter, whose translation MALQGSTINQGKTVSYVILIASAAALGGFLFGYDTAVINGAVSALSKAYNANSVMTGFAVSCALLGSAVGAFVAGPIADRYGRLKTMLVASVFFTLSAIGSGIAFGIWDFIFWRALGGIAVGMASVIAPAYIAEVAPAHLRGRLGSLQQLAIVVGIFAALVCDYFIALGAGGSAEGIFWFGVPAWRWMFWTEAPPAIIYGFAALVIPESPRYLAAQGRYTEATNVLRKVLGGNVEAKIEEIRQTVLGERRPKFSDLLSRSGGLLPIVWIGMGLSILQQFVGINVIFYYSSVLWQAVGFSERDSLLITVITGIVNIVTTLIAIAYVDKFGRKPLLMLGSIGMTVTLGTLTVVFANAAIDPATGNPTLPGTSGIIALLAANLYVVFFGFSWGPIVWVLLGEIFNNKIRAAALSVAAAVQWIANFLVSTSFPPLLKSFGLGSAYGLYTIASAISIFFVAFLVRETKGKELEEM comes from the coding sequence ATGGCTTTACAAGGCTCTACTATTAATCAGGGGAAAACAGTTTCCTATGTAATTTTAATTGCCAGTGCCGCAGCGCTGGGTGGTTTTTTGTTTGGTTATGATACTGCTGTCATTAACGGCGCTGTTTCGGCTCTTTCAAAAGCATATAATGCTAACAGCGTGATGACAGGCTTTGCAGTATCTTGTGCATTGCTAGGATCTGCTGTAGGGGCTTTTGTCGCAGGGCCGATCGCAGATCGCTATGGTCGCCTCAAAACGATGCTAGTGGCATCTGTTTTCTTTACCTTAAGTGCGATCGGTTCGGGTATTGCATTTGGGATTTGGGACTTTATTTTCTGGCGGGCATTAGGTGGTATTGCAGTCGGAATGGCGAGTGTGATTGCACCCGCTTATATTGCAGAAGTTGCACCAGCCCATTTGCGCGGTAGACTTGGTTCACTGCAACAGCTAGCAATTGTAGTTGGGATTTTCGCAGCCTTAGTTTGTGACTACTTCATAGCTTTAGGTGCAGGTGGATCGGCGGAAGGGATATTTTGGTTTGGTGTCCCCGCTTGGCGTTGGATGTTTTGGACAGAAGCCCCACCCGCAATTATTTATGGATTTGCTGCACTAGTAATTCCTGAGTCGCCACGTTATTTGGCAGCACAAGGACGATATACAGAAGCGACCAATGTTTTAAGAAAAGTTCTGGGTGGGAATGTTGAGGCCAAAATTGAAGAGATTCGCCAAACAGTTCTAGGAGAACGTCGCCCCAAATTCTCTGACTTGCTAAGTCGTAGTGGTGGATTGTTACCCATTGTGTGGATTGGTATGGGGTTGTCTATCCTGCAACAATTTGTGGGTATCAATGTAATTTTTTACTACAGCAGCGTTTTGTGGCAGGCAGTCGGATTTTCTGAAAGAGATTCGCTACTAATTACAGTAATTACCGGAATCGTCAATATTGTCACAACTCTAATTGCGATCGCCTATGTTGACAAATTTGGTCGCAAACCTTTACTCATGCTAGGTTCTATTGGCATGACTGTGACATTGGGTACTTTAACTGTGGTGTTTGCTAACGCAGCTATCGACCCAGCCACAGGTAACCCCACTCTTCCAGGGACATCAGGAATTATTGCCCTTTTAGCAGCTAACTTATATGTAGTCTTCTTTGGCTTTTCTTGGGGGCCAATTGTTTGGGTGCTGTTAGGCGAAATATTTAATAACAAAATTCGTGCTGCTGCCTTATCTGTAGCTGCTGCGGTGCAGTGGATTGCGAACTTTCTAGTTTCTACCTCATTTCCGCCTTTACTCAAATCTTTTGGTTTAGGTTCTGCCTATGGACTGTATACAATTGCATCGGCAATTTCTATATTTTTCGTTGCTTTTTTGGTGAGGGAAACCAAGGGCAAAGAATTAGAGGAAATGTAA